From the Melospiza georgiana isolate bMelGeo1 chromosome 4, bMelGeo1.pri, whole genome shotgun sequence genome, the window GCACTGCACTCTGCTTCCCATCTCAGTGCATTTGGAATCATTCTGTGTTTTATTCTGCAGTGCTGACAAGAAAATGGCTGAATCCCGATCCACATTTATACTCAGCCCAGCCATCCATGCCTGGGCCTCTGGATGGGCTTGATCAGGGTTTCCTCACCCTCCCACTGTTGTAGCAGCCATGTTGGAGCCTTGCCCAAATTTGTGTAGGAGTACAGGTTTTTTAATGATCACTGCCACTTGCTTCATTAGACAGGAAGCACCTGagtgctgccctccctcctcAGAGATGGGGCTatggagccagcccagctgagttgcttgtgctggcagtgcctttgaagcagcccccaggcaggaGGTCAGGATTTCAGCTTCCTGGGGTTGACAATCAGCTGGCTAATGGAGCAGCCTGTCTGtctccctgcaggcagaggtTGTTACAGGAAAGGCAGGGAGTTTTCATTGCACATTGTCCCTGGCAGCAAAATAAGGCTGATTGccacccagggtttttctccagTCGTTCAAGTTTGGACTGTTTGGACTGTTTCATCTTCTGCCTCCACTTTCcctttttagttttaaaagtaGAGAATGTCTATCTAAACAGGTTCCTAGGCAAAGGGGGAGATGAACACTGAAGTTGAATGGGTACTGTACTTAAAGTACTGAACTAAGATCCTTTTCTGAGAGTTTTCTTTAGTGCACAAGCGGTGAGAGGAAGGTACTGAAATGTAAAAGAAATTGGAAGAGGAAGGGCAATTCTGACATGGCCTGCTAAAATAGTTGATTTAATCCTTACATTTTTCTGAGGCTAGCATTTCATATTTGAGCCCGTTTTTTGGCCACGGGGTGGACAATCATGACCAAGATCAGGCGTTTTGTACAGTAGCTACTGCACTAACAGTGCCTGGGGGAGCTACCCCTCAGTGTTACCTCTCTCGGCTGCCTTTGCAGAGAAGCTGAAAGCAAGCCCCACTGCCAGGCACGGGGCATCTTTCACCAGCAGCACCAAATTCGTGTTCTGTCCGCACAATCACCTGGAAAACACTACGAGCGAATCCTGCCTTTCCAAGTGCTTCTGTTTTAGGTAGGGCGTGTTCCCTGTTTTAGGAGATGGTTTTGCATGCGCCTGTTTTACACGCGGAACTTGTACTATACATTGCATTACATTGTTTAGAGTTTGTTTTACACGCGAAACTTGTATTACGCATCCCATTACATTGTTTAGAGTTTGTATTTTATGCCGCGAAGCCGAATAAACCGGTTTGATTTGTAGCCCGTGCGCTGTTAATGGATCCATGGAACCCCTGGCGTGTCTGCAGGGCCTGGCCATTTCCCCGGCCCGGTTTTCCCTTACCgggaggcggcgggggcggcccgaGCGCTCCGTCCCGCGGGGGGGACCGAGAACGCCCACAGACTCCGGGGGGCGCGGCCTCACCTGCGCATGCGCAGTGCCGACAGCGCCGCCTCCCCACAAGCCTCGCGAGATCCTAGGTGACGCCTGGGCTGGGCCGCGACACGGGGCAGGCGGGACGATGGCAGCGGCAGCCGGGCGGCTCCTGGCGGCCACCGTGGCTCGCTCGGGGCGTGCGGGCTGGgtcgggccgggccgggccccggcCTTGCCGATGGTGCCCTCCCGGGGCGCCACCGTCACCCGCAGCGGCGCCATTTTGCCCAAGCCGGTTAAGGTGAGTGAGGGGCGAGCGGGCGGAGGCGGCAGCCACGGGTGGGAGCGGTCACCAATCGGTGCGGGCGCAGCTGTTGTGGGCGGGGTCGTGGAAGTGAGTGACAGTGTCTGGGACCAATGAGCGGGGGGCTGCCGGCGAG encodes:
- the SMDT1 gene encoding essential MCU regulator, mitochondrial; this encodes MAAAAGRLLAATVARSGRAGWVGPGRAPALPMVPSRGATVTRSGAILPKPVKTPFGLLRVFSVVIPFLYVGTQISKNFAALLEEHDIFVPEDDDDDD